In Polynucleobacter sp. MWH-S4W17, a genomic segment contains:
- a CDS encoding efflux RND transporter periplasmic adaptor subunit produces the protein MEPLQRRMTIMLCGVFLLLGLIFAFNQLKTFMIKHFIAGMGLPPATVSTLVITNAEWQPKLTSVGNVRAFRGVELSTEIGGLVQTVPIKSGQDVKEGELLIKLNDASDVAQLNSLKAMADLAKVINERDRQQLAIQAISKNVFDTSAADSKSKQAQVEQQTALVAKKNLKAPFSGRVGIVSINPGQYVNPGDKLLTLQTLDPIFVDFNLPQNNAELIQVGQEVEVTTDAFKDASFTGKITAVSPKVDTNTRNIQVEAQLANPDKKILPGMFANVNIKLGDQVKYLTMPQTAVTYNPYGSTIFIAKPTGKKDKQGNPALEAQQVFVTTGLTRGDQVAILKGVDEGATVVTSGQLKLKNGTPLIINNKVQPANSPDPKPQE, from the coding sequence ATGGAGCCCTTGCAACGTCGTATGACCATCATGCTTTGCGGTGTATTTTTATTATTGGGCCTGATCTTCGCTTTCAATCAGCTGAAGACTTTCATGATTAAGCATTTCATTGCGGGCATGGGATTGCCTCCTGCAACGGTATCCACCCTGGTGATTACAAATGCAGAATGGCAGCCTAAATTAACCAGCGTAGGTAATGTCCGTGCATTTAGGGGTGTTGAGCTCAGCACTGAGATTGGCGGCTTAGTGCAGACTGTACCCATTAAGTCAGGTCAAGACGTTAAAGAGGGGGAACTCCTCATTAAATTAAACGATGCATCTGATGTAGCTCAGCTGAATTCTTTAAAAGCAATGGCTGATCTAGCTAAAGTCATTAATGAGCGAGATAGACAGCAGTTAGCAATTCAGGCAATTAGTAAGAACGTATTTGATACGAGCGCTGCTGATTCCAAATCAAAACAAGCGCAGGTTGAGCAACAAACTGCTTTAGTAGCCAAGAAAAACCTCAAAGCGCCATTTAGTGGTCGTGTAGGTATTGTTTCTATCAATCCAGGGCAGTATGTAAACCCTGGCGATAAGTTACTAACGCTACAAACCTTGGATCCTATTTTTGTAGATTTCAACTTACCGCAAAACAATGCCGAACTCATTCAGGTTGGCCAAGAGGTTGAGGTGACTACCGATGCATTTAAGGATGCAAGCTTCACAGGCAAGATTACTGCTGTTAGTCCAAAGGTCGATACCAATACACGCAATATTCAAGTGGAGGCGCAACTCGCTAATCCGGATAAGAAAATTTTGCCGGGCATGTTTGCTAATGTGAATATCAAGCTAGGTGATCAAGTGAAATACCTGACCATGCCTCAGACAGCAGTTACTTATAACCCATATGGCTCGACCATCTTTATTGCTAAACCTACCGGCAAGAAAGATAAGCAAGGCAATCCAGCCCTTGAGGCACAACAGGTATTTGTAACGACTGGATTAACTCGTGGTGATCAAGTGGCTATTTTGAAGGGTGTTGATGAAGGCGCAACGGTGGTTACTAGTGGCCAGCTCAAACTCAAGAATGGCACGCCGTTGATTATTAACAACAAAGTGCAGCCAGCTAACTCACCCGATCCAAAGCCGCAGGAATAA